Part of the Imperialibacter roseus genome, TTTCGTAGTAATTTCAAATGTAACGATTAAGAAATTTAATTCAAATTAGATTTCTTTCGCCGCACAAAATTTACTGCCAGCAAAGCAGTCACCGAGCCCAAAACATCCGCAAGCAAGTCAAGCCATTCTGAACTCCTGTATGGGATGAAGCTTTGAGCAACCTCAATCAGCATTCCTAAAACTAAGGAATTAGTTGCAACAATCCAAAATCTTACTGGCTTTTCATCTATCAACAATGTCTCCCGCACAACAAGTTCCGGGAAATAAAGCAGGGCCCAAACAAAGAACAGACCAAAATGGCCAATCTTATCAACCCCTGGGTATTTAAGAAACTCAAACCACCCACTGCCTCCGCCCTGGCTTAAGGTCAGGTAGAGGATCAAAGCCACCCATATATACTTAAGGCTTTGAAAAAGTCTTAACACCTTAATGCCCGATAAGCTCCTTATAAGCAGCCGCTGACAAAAGCTCTTCTTTCTCCGAAATATTCGACACTTTTACTTTGATCATCCAGCCCTCGCCATACGGATCGCTGTTTACAAGCTCTGGCTGCGCTTCCAGTGCCGCATTTACCTCAGTCACTTCTCCACTCAATGGCATAAACAGGTCAGAAACAGTTTTTACAGCCTCAACGGTGCCAAATACTTCAGCAAGGGCAACCTCTTCTCCTTCTTTTTCTATTTCGACGTACACGATATCACCAAGTTCGCTTTGAGCAAAATCAGTCACGCCAACAGTGGCTATATCTCCGTCAACTTTAACCCACTCGTGGTCTTTGGTATAAAGTAAATTCTCGGGAATGTTC contains:
- a CDS encoding VanZ family protein — protein: MLRLFQSLKYIWVALILYLTLSQGGGSGWFEFLKYPGVDKIGHFGLFFVWALLYFPELVVRETLLIDEKPVRFWIVATNSLVLGMLIEVAQSFIPYRSSEWLDLLADVLGSVTALLAVNFVRRKKSNLN
- the gcvH gene encoding glycine cleavage system protein GcvH translates to MNIPENLLYTKDHEWVKVDGDIATVGVTDFAQSELGDIVYVEIEKEGEEVALAEVFGTVEAVKTVSDLFMPLSGEVTEVNAALEAQPELVNSDPYGEGWMIKVKVSNISEKEELLSAAAYKELIGH